One window of Acanthochromis polyacanthus isolate Apoly-LR-REF ecotype Palm Island chromosome 19, KAUST_Apoly_ChrSc, whole genome shotgun sequence genomic DNA carries:
- the phkg2 gene encoding phosphorylase b kinase gamma catalytic chain, liver/testis isoform: MTKDIVVGDELPDWVGAKEFYQKYDPKEVIGRGVSSVVRRCVHRHTGQELAVKIIEITAEKMTVQQLEEVKTSTLKEIQVLNMVKGHSSIITLIDSYESATFIFLVFDLMRRGELFDYLTEKVTLSEKETRSMMRALLEAVQYLHSLNIVHRDLKPENILLDDQGHIKLSDFGFSVQLEPEEKLRELCGTPGYLAPEILKCSMDELHPGYGQEVDLWACGVILFTLLAGSPPFWHRKQMLMLRMIMEGRYKFSSPEWDDRSDTVKDLISRLLVVDPAVRLTAEQALAHSFFRQYQKEDVRHFSPRKTFRVFIVTVLACIRMYSRYRKARPLTREVLARDPYSLRGVRKLIDGCAFRIYGHWVKKGEQQNRAALFQNTAKIMLLELEDFET, translated from the exons ATGACCAAAGACATCGTTGTCGGAGATGAATTACCAGACTGGGTCGGGGCCAAGGAGTTCTACCAGAAGTATGACCCCAAAGAGGTGATTGGCAG GGGGGTGAGCAGCGTGGTGCGCAGGTGTGTTCACAGACACACCGGTCAGGAGCTGGCGGTGAAGATCATCGAGATCACGGCGGAGAAGATGACggtgcagcagctggaggaggtgaAGACGTCCACGCTGAAGGAGATCCAAGTGCTCAACATGGTGAAGGGACACTCCTCCATCA TCACTCTCATTGATTCCTATGAGTCGGCCACCTTCATATTCTTGGTGTTTGACCT CATGAGACGAGGAGAGCTGTTTGACTACCTCACAGAAAAAGTGACTTTAAGTGAGAAGGAAACCAG GAGCATGATGCGAGCTCTGCTAGAGGCCGTTCAGTACCTCCACTCCCTCAACATCGTGCACCGAGATCTGAAACCTGAGAACATCCTTCTGGATGATCAGGGCCACATCAAACTGTCTGACTTTGGTTTCTCAGTGCAGCTAGAACCTGAAGAGAAGCTCCGAG aGCTTTGTGGGACTCCTGGTTATTTGGCACCTGAAATACTGAAATGCTCCATGGATGAGCTGCACCCAGGCTACGGCCAGGAGGTGGATCT CTGGGCGTGTGGAGTCATCCTCTTCACCTTACTGGCCGGCTCGCCGCCGTTCTGGCATCGCAAACAGATGCTGATGCTGAGGATGATCATGGAGGGGCGCTATAAGTTCAGCTCCCCGGAGTGGGACGACCGGTCTGACACTGTGAAAGATCTG ATATCCAGGTTGTTGGTGGTGGACCCAGCTGTCCGTCTCACAGCAGAACAAGCCTTAGCACATTCCTTCTTCAGACAGTACCAGAAGGAGGATGTGAGGCACTTCAGTCCCCGGAAGACATTTAGG GTGTTCATCGTCACTGTGCTCGCCTGCATCAGAATGTACAGCCGCTACCGGAAGGCTCGGCCGCTGACCCGAGAGGTGCTGGCCAGAGATCCTTACTCCCTTCGCGGCGTCCGCAAGCTGATCGACGGCTGCGCCTTCCGCATCTACGGACACTGGGTGAAGAAAGGGGAGCAGCAGAACCGAGCAGCTCTCTTCCAGAACACGGCTAAGATCAtgctgctggagctggaggACTTTGAAACATAA
- the cfap119 gene encoding coiled-coil domain-containing protein 189 — translation MGGKKMDIKIKLPQTLKARLMLWTDVSYHDMEEMDKLQSIPDLESALCSVLGVDLPEPKRGVLLELYVQTVLFCREHSFKKEQTSALLSIIKSIHEANIETPLLNIEQCLKYCKELLLCHSVRRPPFSINIFCSTEANCILEYIHNNYMRHYKLYKYIFTPQVKLDLTLTYSGMKEHGPAATDDSSVPDVENVMEKEAEAGPNKDGSSGTQETSITVREEATLGSRSELKTLIEREVREQMMHVSEQLDQRMKEMSLRPQLDPSQPTNKAKK, via the exons TTACCACAGACCCTGAAAGCCAGACTGATGCTATG GACGGATGTAAGCTACCATGACATGGAGGAGATGGACAAACTACAGTCCATTCCTGATTTGGAGAG TGCTTTATGCAGCGTGCTTGGTGTTGACCTCCCTGAACCAAAGAGAGGAGTTCTGCTGGAGCTCTATGTGCAGACTGTGCTTTTTTGCAGAGAGCACAGTTTCAAAAAAGAGCAAACTTCTGCTCTCCTGTCCATCATTAAGTCCATCCATGAGGCCAACATAG AAACTCCACTCCTAAACATCGAACAGTGTCTGAAATACTGCAAGGAGCTTCTGCTCTGTCACTCAGTCAGG CGGCCTCCATTCAGTATCAACATCTTCTGCTCCACGGAGGCAAACTGTATCTTAGAATACATCCACAACAACTACATGAGACACTACAAACTCTACAAATATATCTTCACTCCGCAG GTAAAACTTGATTTGACTTTGACATATTCTGGGATGAAGGAGCATGGGCCAGCTGCCACGGACGATTCCTCTGTGCCAG ATGTCGAAAATGTGATGGAGAAAGAAGCCGAAGCAGGACCAAATAAAGACGGGTCTTCTGGCACACAGGAAACATCCATCACAGTGCGTGAGGAAGCAACGCTCG GGTCCAGATCAGAACTGAAGACACTGATCGAGCGAGAAGTCAGAGAGCAAATGATGCACGTGTCTGAACAACTCGATCAGCGCATGAAAGAAATGTCACTTCGGCCTCAGCTAGATCCTTCACAGCCCACAAACAAAGCCAAAAAATAA